A segment of the Streptomyces sp. NBC_00376 genome:
CGGGCCGCCGTGACCGCCGAGCGTGCCCTGCTCGCCGCCCTGGAGGCCGGTTGCTCCGCACCTGTGGGTGCGCTGGCCGACCTCCTGGTCGACGGACAGGCTGTCAACGAACTGCGCCTGCGCGGTGTCGTCGGTTCCACCGACGGTTCCTCGCTGGTGCAGCTGTCCACCACCGGTCCCGTTCCCACGTCGCAGGACGACGCGGCGGCCCTCGGTCGCGAGCTCGCGGCCGAGATGCTTGCCAAGGGTGCGGCCGGTCTTATGGGGGAGCGAGCACTTTGAGCCCCACCGGCCCCGCCGCATCCGACTTTCCGGCCCTGTCCGCACAAGGGCACGTCACCTTCCTCGGCGCCGGTCCCGGCGACCCGGGACTGCTGACTCTGCGCGCCGTCGAGGCGCTTGCGAGCGCGGACGTCCTTGTCGCCGAGCCGGACGTCCTCGGCGTCGTTCGCTGCCATGCGCGGGCAAGCGCAAGCGCACCTGAGCTGACGGTTGTTGACGCGCAGTCAGCAGCCGCCGGTGTTCCCGTTCTCAGGGATGCGGTCAATCTTGTCATGGAGGCAGTGAGGGGCGGCAGGCGGGTCGTCCGTGCCGTCTCGGGCGACCCGGGACTGGACGGGAACGCGGGTGCCGAGATGCTCGCCTGCGCTGCCGCCGGCATCCCCTTCGAGGTCGTGCCGGGCGTCGCCAACGCCGTGGGCGTGCCCGCGTACGCCGGTGTGCCGCTGCGTGACACGCAGGGCGCGGACGTCAGGTTCGTCGACGCCCGTACCGCGTCCGACCGCTGCTGGACCGAGGTCGGCGCCAGCGATGCCACGGCCGTCATCTCGACGACGCTCGACTCGGTGGCCGCGGCCGCCGGTGAGCTGGTCTCGGCCGGCCGCAAGCCCGACACCCCGCTGACCGTGACGGTCGCCGGTACGACGACCCGCCAGCGCACCTGGACGGCGACCCTCGGGACGATCGCCCAGGTCCTGAAGCAGGCGAAGGTGCTGCCCTCCCCGGAGGGTCACCGGCCCGTCATAGCCGTGGTCGGTGAGCGCAGCTCCGCAGCCCAGCGCGACCAGCTCGCGTGGTTCGAGTCCAAGCCGCTGTTCGGCTGGAAGGTGCTCGTACCGCGTACCAAGGAGCAGTCCGCGTCGCTCTCCGACCAGCTTCGTTCCTACGGTGCCGTGCCGCACGAGGTCCCGACGATCGCCGTCGAGCCGCCCCGTACGCCCCAGCAGATGGAGCGCGCGGTCAAGGGCCTGGTCACGGGCCGTTACGAGTGGATCGCCTTCACCAGCGTCAACGCGGTGAAGGCCGTCCGGGAGAAGTTCGAGGAGTACGGGCTCGATGCCCGTGCCTTCGCCGGGATCAAGGTCGCGGCCGTGGGTGAGCAGACCGCCGCCGCGCTGGTCGATTTCGGTGTGAAGCCGGACCTGGTGCCGTCCGGTGAGCAGTCCGCCGCCGGTCTGCTGGAGGACTGGCCGCCGTACGACCCGGTCTTCGACCCGATCGACAGGGTCTTCCTGCCGCGTGCCGACATCGCCACCGAGACGCTGGTGGCCGGGCTCATCGAGCTGGGCTGGGAGGTCGACGACGTCACCGCGTACCGCACGGTCCGCGCCTCGCCGCCGCCCGCCGACACCCGCGAGGCGATCAAGGGCGGCGGCTTCGACGCGGTGCTCTTCACCTCGTCCTCGACCGTCCGGAACCTGGTCGGCATCGCGGGCAAGCCGCACAACGTGACGGTGATCGCGTGTATCGGCCCGGCGACGGCGAAGACCGCCGAGGAGCACGGCCTGCGGGTCGACGTCCTCTCCCCGGAGCCTTCGGTGCACAAGCTGGCCGAGGCGCTGGCCGAGTTCGGCGCGCGGCGCCGGGAGGCGGCGAAGGAGGCCGGCGATCCGGTGACGCGGCCGAGCGAGCGGCGTCCCGGAGCGCGGCGGCGTCGTACGACGACCTGACCCGCGCGGTCGGAACGTGTCCGGAACGTGTGAGGGGCCCGGTTGCTTCGGCGGCCGGGCCCTTGCCCGTTCCGCGCTCGTCCCGCGCCCGCTCTGCACCCGTTCCGCGGTCTTTTTCCGGCACGGGTGTCGGTAAGACGGTGATGTGTACGGGTCTAATCTCGAAGGATGACTGTGTACGGAAACTTCCCCGGCTCCCGCCCCCGGCGGCTGCGGACGACCCCGGCGATGCGGCGGATGGTCGCTGAGACACGGCTCGACGCGGCGAATCTGATCCTGCCCGCGTTCGTGCGCGAGGGCATCGACGCCCCGGTCGCCATCTCGGCCATGCCCGGCGTGCAGCAGCACACCCTGGACACCCTGCGGAAGGCCGCCGTCGAGGCGGTGTCGGCCGGGGTCTCCGGGATCATGCTCTTCGGTGTCCCCGAGGACGAGAAGAAGGACGCCCGGGGCACGGCGGGCACCGACCCGGACGGCATCCTCCAGGTGGCGCTGCGCGCGGTGCGCCAGGAGGTCGGTGACGATCTCGTCATCATGTCGGACCTGTGCCTGGACGAGTACACCGACCACGGCCACTGCGGTGTGCTGACCGAGGACGGCCGGGTCGACAACGACGTGACGCTGGAGCGTTACGCCGAGATGGCACAGGTCCAGGCCGACGCGGGCGCCCATGTGGTGGGCCCCAGCGGCATGATGGACGGCCAGGTCGGTGTCGTCCGCGACGCGCTCGACCAGACGGGCCACGAGGACGTCTCGATCCTCGCCTACACCGTGAAGTACTCCTCGGCGTTCTACGGGCCGTTCCGCGAGGCCGTCGGTTCCTCGCTCATGGGCGACCGCAAGACGTACCAGCAGGACCCGGCGAACGCCCGTGAGTCGCTGCGCGAGCTGGCGCTCGACGTCGAAGAGGGCGCCGACATGGTCATGGTGAAGCCGGCCGGTCCGTACCTCGACATCGTCGCGAAGGTCGCCGACTCGGTGGACGTGCCGGTCGCGGCGTACCAGATCAGCGGTGAGTACTCGATGATCGAGGCCGCCGCGGAGAAGGGCTGGATCGACCGGGAGGCGGCCATTCTGGAGAGCCTGACCGGGATCCGGCGCGCGGGGGCGCAGATGATCCTCACCTACTGGGCGACTGAGGTCGCGCAGCGGCTGGGGCGGCGCTAGGCCGCGTTCGGGCCGTTGCTCGGAGGGCGATCCGGCCGTTCGGAGCGAACGGATTTGTGAGACATGGCGGCGGTGCCGTCATCGGGGAGAAGTGAGCAATCCATGGCCATGGTCGGCCTGTTCTGGATCGCCGAGGGCGATGTGTACGTGGGCGCGAAGCCGTCCGGCATGGGGCCCGGGGTGCGGCTGACCCCCGAGGGGGTGGTGGCGGTCGGCGACGGGCAGTCCGGCCTCCACCTGTGGGAGGACGTGCGTGCCCTGACGGTGGCGGACATCCCCGAGAAGTCCCTGATGCGGCGGGCAGCCGTGGTCAAGGACCTGGCTGTGGACACGGTGATGCACCTGGCTCTGCCCATGGGTACGGGCCGGGTGGAGGGTCCCCCGCCGATGATGAGGGTGCGCGTGGAATCGTCCAGGGGCGAGCACCGGCTGGCGGCCTACGCGGCTGCGGCCGTCGGTTACCCCGAGACCGAGGTCGACCTCTCCCGCGCACTGATGGCCCGCCTCACGGAGGGTGCCGCGACGATGTCCACGACGCTGGCGGCGATGTCCGAGTGGGGCCGTACGTCGGGGGACGGGACGCCCCGGGGGACGGAGCGGGAGCGGCTGCTGCGGGAGTGGCTGGCTCAGTGAGGTGACGGTGCCTGTGGGGCCCCGCGGGTGCGGGGTTCCCACAGGCACCGTGCTGTTTCAGGCCCGCTTGGAGCGGCGGCGGGCCACCACGGTCAGGCCGGTGCCCGCGGCGAGGACCACGGCGGTGCCGATGACCAGCGGGATCGTGCCGCTGCTGCCGGTCGAGGCCAGGTCGCCGTCCTTGCCGCCGGGCGTCGTGCTCTGCGACGGGGCCGGGGTGGCCGGTGCGGACTCGGACGAACCGGCGGACGG
Coding sequences within it:
- the hemB gene encoding porphobilinogen synthase, translating into MTVYGNFPGSRPRRLRTTPAMRRMVAETRLDAANLILPAFVREGIDAPVAISAMPGVQQHTLDTLRKAAVEAVSAGVSGIMLFGVPEDEKKDARGTAGTDPDGILQVALRAVRQEVGDDLVIMSDLCLDEYTDHGHCGVLTEDGRVDNDVTLERYAEMAQVQADAGAHVVGPSGMMDGQVGVVRDALDQTGHEDVSILAYTVKYSSAFYGPFREAVGSSLMGDRKTYQQDPANARESLRELALDVEEGADMVMVKPAGPYLDIVAKVADSVDVPVAAYQISGEYSMIEAAAEKGWIDREAAILESLTGIRRAGAQMILTYWATEVAQRLGRR
- a CDS encoding bifunctional uroporphyrinogen-III C-methyltransferase/uroporphyrinogen-III synthase, whose protein sequence is MSPTGPAASDFPALSAQGHVTFLGAGPGDPGLLTLRAVEALASADVLVAEPDVLGVVRCHARASASAPELTVVDAQSAAAGVPVLRDAVNLVMEAVRGGRRVVRAVSGDPGLDGNAGAEMLACAAAGIPFEVVPGVANAVGVPAYAGVPLRDTQGADVRFVDARTASDRCWTEVGASDATAVISTTLDSVAAAAGELVSAGRKPDTPLTVTVAGTTTRQRTWTATLGTIAQVLKQAKVLPSPEGHRPVIAVVGERSSAAQRDQLAWFESKPLFGWKVLVPRTKEQSASLSDQLRSYGAVPHEVPTIAVEPPRTPQQMERAVKGLVTGRYEWIAFTSVNAVKAVREKFEEYGLDARAFAGIKVAAVGEQTAAALVDFGVKPDLVPSGEQSAAGLLEDWPPYDPVFDPIDRVFLPRADIATETLVAGLIELGWEVDDVTAYRTVRASPPPADTREAIKGGGFDAVLFTSSSTVRNLVGIAGKPHNVTVIACIGPATAKTAEEHGLRVDVLSPEPSVHKLAEALAEFGARRREAAKEAGDPVTRPSERRPGARRRRTTT